Genomic window (Fodinibius salicampi):
TAGTGATAAAGAGACGTACATGGAGCAAATAGAAGTTCCTGAGGATGGCGAACTCGTGATTACCATTCAGCCGAATGGCGGGTTTGTACTCACGGATTAGTTTTTGAGTAAGTGGGTTTTTAGAAAATCAAAAATATTTATCAGCAATTACACCATAAATTATTATGAAAAAGATCACTTTATTAGCACTCTTTATTTTGGGAATCAGCCAGTTTGTCCATTCACAAGATATAATCCAACAAGCACCAGAGGGTTTTGATGAAGAGCAGGTAAGCATAGAACGCGGAACCGTCGACACAGTAGTCTATAATTCAGAAACAGTCGGTACGGAACGCGAGGCCATTATCTATACCCCGCCAGGATTTACTGAAAGCAAAAAATATCCAGTTTTATATTTGCTGCACGGCATTGGCGGAGATCAATATGCATGGCTCAAAAATGGGAATGCGAATGTGGTGCTAGATAACCTGTACGCTGATGGAAAAATAGAACCGATGATTGTGGTAATGCCAAATGGCCGGGCCATGAAAGATGATCGTGCCACCGGTGATATATTCGCCCCGGATAAAGTGAAAGCTTTTGCCACATTCGAACAAGATTTACTCAATAATCTGGTCCCGTTCATTGAAGAAAAATACCCGGTATATACGGATAGCGAGCATCGGGCACTGGCCGGCCTGTCAATGGGCGGTGGACAATCACTGAATTTTGGGCTCGGAAACCTCAACACTTTTGACTGGGTGGGTGGATTCTCCTCAGCACCGAATACGAGTGAGCCGGAACAGCTGCTATCGGATCCGCAACAAGCAAAAGAAAAATTAAAGGTGCTCTGGATCTCATGTGGCGATGAGGACGGGTTGATGCGGATCAGCAAGCGCACCCACCAATACCTGGAAGAGCATGATGTGCCACATATTTTTTACGTAGAGCCCGGTGGTCATGATTTTGAGGTTTGGAAAAATGACCTTTACATCTTTTCACAGCTGCTGTTCAAACCGGTGGATAGGTCTATCTTCAATAAATGACTAAACGAGCATACCCACTACTCATTATTAGTCAAAGGCTGATAATCAACAAGTATTAAACGTTATGGAAATTAAAAACAACCAAAAGTTAGTTGTTCTGATTCTTTGTGGTTTTATAACCTTTGTAGGTTGTACCAAAACTTCAAACAAGGATCGGCAATCTGCCAAAGTGGATTATAAGTCAAATTGGGAATCCCTAAGCCAGTATAACCCCGAACCGGAATGGTTCCGGGATGCTAAATTTGGGATCTATTTTCACTGGGGGATGTATTCAGTTCCTGCCTACGACAGCGAATGGTATCCCCGGAATATGTATATCAAAGAACATGCGGCCTATAAACATCACGTTGATACTTATGGTTCGCCACTTGAGTTTGAGTACGCTGATTTTGCTCCTGACTTTAAGGCTGAGAAATTTAATGCCGAGGAATGGGCTAAACTCTTCAAGCAGGCTGGTGCGCAATATGCTGGTCCGGTGGCAGAACACCATGATGGCTTTTCTATGTGGGACAGCGAGTACACGGAATGGGACGTAGTAGATAAAGGTCCCAAGCGTGATATTACCGGTGAACTGGCAAAGGCTATTCGTGGAGAGGGAATGAAGTTTGTTACTACCTTTCACCATGCTCGTAATAATCTATGGAAGCCCGAAGGGGAAGGCTGGACGGGGCATTACGAATATGTGAAGAAGGATTTTCCATCCCTCTTGGAGAATGAGGAAAATGCCTTTTTATATGGATATATGTCCCGCGAAAAGTTTTTGGAGCTTTGGAGTAATAAGTTGAAAGAAGTCATTGACAAATATCAGCCGGACCTGATGTGGTTTGATTCTTGGCTGCATGAGATTCCTGACAGTGTCAAGACCGATTACTTAGCGTATTACTTCAATAAGGCTCATGAATGGAATGAAGATGTCGTTGTAACGTATAAACAGGAAGATTTGCCTTCCGATGTAGGAGTAAAGGATTTTGAAAAAGGTAGAGCTGGCGAAAAGCTTGAACAGGCCTTTTTAACTGATGATACGATTAGCAAGGGCAGTTGGTCTTATACCGAAGGATTAACAATAAAGAGCACTTCCGTTGTACTGCATTCCCTGATTGATATTGTAAGTAAAAATGGACAACTGTTGTTGAATATTTCTCCCAAAGCAGATGGTAGTATTCCTGAAAATCAAAAGCAAGTACTTTGGGAAATAGGAGATTGGTTGGACGTGAATGGCGAAGCGATATATGGTACACGCCCTTGGGAGATTTATGGAGAAGGACCTACTAAATTGAAGAAGGGACCCTTCGAAGGTTTTACTGATGCAGGAGAGTATACATGGGAGGATATCCGGTATACCCAAAAAGGAAGTTCAATATATGCCATATTGCTGGGTTGGCCCGGAGCTAATCAGCAGGTAGAACTGAAAGCATTTGCCCGTGATAGTCTTAAGCAGCCGCCGTCAGTTTCTAATATTTCGGTACTCGGTAGTGATGAAGATATAAAATGGAATTTGACTGATGACCAATTGGAAGTGCAGACTCCTTCAAGAATATCTAACCCAAAGGCAGTTGTTTTTAAAGTAACCACTCGAAACGGATCCATATAAGGGTAAGCTATTTAGATTAGTATCGAGCTGGAAGTGGAATTGAAAAAGTTGGAAATAGTTGGTTTTTATAACAGATTTATACTATATGATTATTGCCTCTCTCTTTTAGTTTTGAGTTATTGATAAATCTGAGATGCTGGATGATCTCAAAATTATCGCAAAATTTTTGGAATCGTAACTTGTAACCGCATATAAATCTGAGTTAAATGTCAGAAGCTAAGCAATCGTCAAATAAGTCAGGAGGCCTAAAAGCGCCTCTACTTCCATTTATCCTGATTACTAGTCTCTTTTTTATGTGGGGACTGGCCAACAATCTTACTGATACCTTATTGGCAGCCTTTAAGCGAATTATGAGTCTGTCCGATTTCCAGACCTCCTGGATACAGATTGCTTTTTATGGAGCCTATTTCTGCCTGGCATTACCGGCGGCAGTCTTTATCAAGCGATTTACCTACAAGTCAGGTGTCTTATTGGGGCTCGGGATGTACGTGCTCGGTGCCCTCCTGTTTTACCCTGCCAGCATAGCCATGCAGTACGGGCTTTTTCTGGGAGCGCTTTATGTACTGGCCGGGGGACTTGCGGTGCTGGAAACGTCCTGTAATCCGTACATTATCGCAATGGGTGACCCTTCGACGGGGACCCGAAGGTTAAACCTGGCGCAGTCTTTTAATCCCATCGGTTCCATCTCCGGAGTCATTATCAGTAAGTTCTATATCCTTTCTCAATTGGATATGGCCGGGGCCGAAGAGCGGGCGGCAATGTCTGCCGAACAGCTTCAAACAGTGCAGCAGGCCGAGCTGGATGCGGTTATGGGTCCCTATGTAGGACTTGGGCTTCTGTTATTCTTTCTTTGGATTGTTATCGCCTCGATAAAGATGCCCAAAGCCTCTACCGAATCCACTACGGTTGACTTATGGCCTGCCCTCAAGCGATTGAGTAAAAACAGAAAATATGTAATGGGTGTGGTTGCTCAGTTTTTTTATGTGGGGGCACAGATTTGTGTCTGGTCTTTTACCATTCGGTATGTGATGGATGAGCTGAATGTTGCCGAGTCAGCGGCTTCCAATTATTATATTGCGGCCTTGGTGATATTTACCTTTTTCCGTTTTGTAAACACGTACCTGATGAAATATCTCAAGCCTACTAACTTGCTTATGGGATCGGCCCTCGCGGGGAGCTTTTTTACTTTTATTGTTATTGCGGGAAGTGGTTATGTAGGTGTTATAGCCCTGGTAGCCATTTCCGCCAGTATGTCCCTCATGTTTCCAACCATCTTTGGATTGGCCTCTGAGGGACTGGGCGAAGATACAAAGATCGGTAGTTCTGGACTTATTATGGCAATAGGCGGAGGAGCTGCGCTTCCGGCCCTGCAGGGCTTGCTTTCAGATGCTACCGGGAGCATCCACATTTCTTACTGGATTCCATTGGTTTGTTTCCTGGTGGTTGCATTATATGGTTTGCTCAATAAGAAATATGACTTGAAAGAAACAGCAAGTAAGTAGCCTGAAAAATCAGCCATAATATGTATTGCAAACCTGATTGAGATTAACTTTCTCAATTCACCAATAACTACTAACCATTACTAATAAATGAGTCGTCAATTTAAGCGTTACTGCAAAACAATGGAGCTCGAAGACGATGCCGGGTTAATAGAAAAGTATAAAGAAGTGCATGCAAAGGAGAATGTTTGGCCGGAAATATCCCAGGGGATGAAGGAAGTGGGAATCCTGGATATGGAGATTTATATTTTGGGTAATCGACTGTTCATGATTATGGATACTGTTGTGGATTTTGATCATGAAGAGGCAATGGAAGAACTTGCCGGGAAACCGCGACAACAGGAATGGGAAGCCTATGTTTCTTCCTTTCAGCAGACAGATGAGGATGCTACCGCTGATGAAAAATGGCAGCTGATGGAACGTATCTATAAGCTAGATCAGGAAAATGAGTATGCGCCTGAAGAGGGGCAGATAAAAGAGTGTCCCTAGGAAATCTTGGGTTCAAGTATGGGTCAGTATTTCAGATTTAATCTACAACGTAATTCAATATGATGAGAGCCTTATTCCTGATGGTATTTTCCCTGCTAATGTCGTGGACGATAGCCCCGGCACAAGATACCCTAACCGTCATGTCCTACAATATCTATCACGGAGAACAGGCTTATCAGGCAGGGAAAAGTAATATTCAGGAGGTCGCTGATTTGATTCGGAAAGTGAAGCCCGATTTAGTAGCCCTGCAGGAAGTGGATGAGATGACCGGACGGCTCGCATCGCTAAACGAGGGAGAGCGATTTAGCCTGGTAGATAGCCTGGCGGCACTTACCGGTATGGAAGGGTATTTCGGAAAGGCTATCGATTATGACGGTGGTGGGTATGGAGAGGGATTGTTATCAAAAAAATCATTAACACCACAAACAGTGATGCTACCCATTCCCAAAGGAGGAGAAAAACGGACACTGTTATTTACAGAAACACGTACAAAATCAGGGCAGCCGTTTATTTTTGCGGGAACGCATCTCTGTCATCAATACGAGGAAAATCGCATAGCCCAGGTACGAGCAATTAATAAATACTTTTTGGATACTGAGGTACCGGTTATAATTGGTGGGGATTTCAATTTTACGCCGGATACCCGTACACATAGGCTCATGCAGGATTGGTGGGCCGATACTAGCTTACAGTTCCAGAAAATTCCTAATCTAACCTTTCCTTCTAAAAAACCAGACAGAAGAATTGATTACTTATTTTTATCCAGAAATGCCAATTGGGAAATATTGTATGTTAAAACGATAGATGTAGATTATTCCGATCATTTGCCGGTCGTAGCCAGGGTTGTTGTTCATCCTTGAAACTAAATCAAATTTAATACATTGCATATGATGATGCCCAGTCAAATAAACAAAGTATTTTGCTTAATATTGCTGGGCATAGCCTTGGCTGCTTGCCAGTCGTCTTCCGGAACGGAAGCACCCACCCAGCTTACTATAGAGTATATCACAAATCCCGTGGGTTTGGATGTAGAAGCTCCTCGTTTTTCCTGGATTCTTAACAACAACCAGCGGGGTGCAAGCCAAACCGCCTATCAGATTGCAGTGTCTCAAAATGAAGAGGAGCTTCGTAAAGGGACTGAAACCGTATGGGATACCGGGAAAATATCATCCTCTGAAACGGTAAATATTCAATATGAGGGCAAAGAGCTGGAAAGCAGTGAAACCTACTATTGGAGAGTGCGGACCTGGGACGGAGATGATAGTGCAACCCCATGGAGTGAGATGAACTCTTTTCAGATGGGGCTGTTGGAAACAGATGACTGGCAGGCACAGTGGATTGCTCACCCGGATTCGGCCGTAGTGGCTCCCTTATTGAGAAAAGATTTTGCTATTGATAAGGAGATTGCCTCTGCTACACTATATACAACCGGAGTGGGCTATTATGAGATGTATCTAAACGGAGAAAAAGTAGGTGATCACGTTCTCGATCCGGCGATTACTGATTACAATGATCGGATACTCTATGAAACCTACGAAGTAACCGATCTGCTGAATTCAGGGAACAACGCCCTTGGATTGTGGCTGGGAGAAGGCGCGTGGAGACTCAGGGAGGGCGACGACCGTTGGGCTTGGTACGGAATGAATAATAATTTTGGCAAGCCGATGGGCATAGCCCAGCTTCATATCCGTTTTGACGATGGTTCGGAAACCGTCGTTACGACTGATGAATCCTGGACAGCTGCTCAAAGTCCCATTACGTATAATAGTGTATACGGCGGCGAAGATTATGATGCTCGGTTGGAACAAGAGGGATGGAGTGAGATTAACTTTGATGACTCTTCCTGGCAGAGGGCAGAGATTTTAGCTAACCCTGATATTACCCTCGACTCTCAGCTGATGCCGTCTATACGGGTGACGCAGACTATTGAAGCAGTGAGGCAAACCCAACCGGATTCCAATACTTATCTGTTTGACTTGGGACAAAATATTCCGGGCTGGTGGCGT
Coding sequences:
- a CDS encoding alpha/beta hydrolase, yielding MKKITLLALFILGISQFVHSQDIIQQAPEGFDEEQVSIERGTVDTVVYNSETVGTEREAIIYTPPGFTESKKYPVLYLLHGIGGDQYAWLKNGNANVVLDNLYADGKIEPMIVVMPNGRAMKDDRATGDIFAPDKVKAFATFEQDLLNNLVPFIEEKYPVYTDSEHRALAGLSMGGGQSLNFGLGNLNTFDWVGGFSSAPNTSEPEQLLSDPQQAKEKLKVLWISCGDEDGLMRISKRTHQYLEEHDVPHIFYVEPGGHDFEVWKNDLYIFSQLLFKPVDRSIFNK
- a CDS encoding alpha-L-fucosidase translates to MEIKNNQKLVVLILCGFITFVGCTKTSNKDRQSAKVDYKSNWESLSQYNPEPEWFRDAKFGIYFHWGMYSVPAYDSEWYPRNMYIKEHAAYKHHVDTYGSPLEFEYADFAPDFKAEKFNAEEWAKLFKQAGAQYAGPVAEHHDGFSMWDSEYTEWDVVDKGPKRDITGELAKAIRGEGMKFVTTFHHARNNLWKPEGEGWTGHYEYVKKDFPSLLENEENAFLYGYMSREKFLELWSNKLKEVIDKYQPDLMWFDSWLHEIPDSVKTDYLAYYFNKAHEWNEDVVVTYKQEDLPSDVGVKDFEKGRAGEKLEQAFLTDDTISKGSWSYTEGLTIKSTSVVLHSLIDIVSKNGQLLLNISPKADGSIPENQKQVLWEIGDWLDVNGEAIYGTRPWEIYGEGPTKLKKGPFEGFTDAGEYTWEDIRYTQKGSSIYAILLGWPGANQQVELKAFARDSLKQPPSVSNISVLGSDEDIKWNLTDDQLEVQTPSRISNPKAVVFKVTTRNGSI
- the fucP gene encoding L-fucose:H+ symporter permease, with translation MSEAKQSSNKSGGLKAPLLPFILITSLFFMWGLANNLTDTLLAAFKRIMSLSDFQTSWIQIAFYGAYFCLALPAAVFIKRFTYKSGVLLGLGMYVLGALLFYPASIAMQYGLFLGALYVLAGGLAVLETSCNPYIIAMGDPSTGTRRLNLAQSFNPIGSISGVIISKFYILSQLDMAGAEERAAMSAEQLQTVQQAELDAVMGPYVGLGLLLFFLWIVIASIKMPKASTESTTVDLWPALKRLSKNRKYVMGVVAQFFYVGAQICVWSFTIRYVMDELNVAESAASNYYIAALVIFTFFRFVNTYLMKYLKPTNLLMGSALAGSFFTFIVIAGSGYVGVIALVAISASMSLMFPTIFGLASEGLGEDTKIGSSGLIMAIGGGAALPALQGLLSDATGSIHISYWIPLVCFLVVALYGLLNKKYDLKETASK
- a CDS encoding L-rhamnose mutarotase — translated: MSRQFKRYCKTMELEDDAGLIEKYKEVHAKENVWPEISQGMKEVGILDMEIYILGNRLFMIMDTVVDFDHEEAMEELAGKPRQQEWEAYVSSFQQTDEDATADEKWQLMERIYKLDQENEYAPEEGQIKECP
- a CDS encoding endonuclease/exonuclease/phosphatase family protein, with translation MMRALFLMVFSLLMSWTIAPAQDTLTVMSYNIYHGEQAYQAGKSNIQEVADLIRKVKPDLVALQEVDEMTGRLASLNEGERFSLVDSLAALTGMEGYFGKAIDYDGGGYGEGLLSKKSLTPQTVMLPIPKGGEKRTLLFTETRTKSGQPFIFAGTHLCHQYEENRIAQVRAINKYFLDTEVPVIIGGDFNFTPDTRTHRLMQDWWADTSLQFQKIPNLTFPSKKPDRRIDYLFLSRNANWEILYVKTIDVDYSDHLPVVARVVVHP